In Rhodothermus marinus DSM 4252, a single genomic region encodes these proteins:
- a CDS encoding Maf family protein: MKLRVPLILASRSPRRRKLLAQLGLHFEVHPSDLDENATNHRLPEQLVEQLALEKARTVAARFPEALTLGADTIVVLDGDVLNKPADEAEARAMLRRLSGRTHTVYTGVALVHPASQREVVDYEATQVTFAPLTDAEIDAYVATGSPLDKAGAYGIQDDYGAVFIRRIEGDYYNVVGLPLHRLYRMLRNHFADLIED, encoded by the coding sequence ATGAAACTGCGCGTACCGCTGATTCTGGCCTCCCGATCGCCTCGGCGCCGCAAGCTGCTGGCGCAGCTCGGGCTGCACTTCGAAGTGCATCCGAGCGACCTGGACGAAAACGCCACGAACCACCGGCTGCCGGAGCAGCTGGTCGAGCAACTGGCGCTGGAAAAGGCACGCACCGTGGCCGCTCGCTTTCCCGAGGCGCTCACGCTGGGCGCCGATACGATCGTCGTGCTTGACGGCGACGTGCTCAACAAGCCCGCCGACGAAGCCGAAGCCCGCGCCATGCTGCGCCGCCTGAGCGGCCGCACGCACACGGTCTACACCGGCGTGGCGCTGGTGCATCCGGCCAGCCAGCGCGAAGTCGTCGACTACGAAGCCACGCAGGTTACCTTCGCTCCGCTGACCGACGCCGAAATCGACGCCTACGTCGCCACCGGCTCGCCGCTCGACAAGGCCGGCGCATACGGCATCCAGGATGACTACGGCGCCGTCTTCATTCGCCGCATCGAAGGCGACTACTACAACGTGGTGGGGCTGCCACTGCACCGCCTCTACCGCATGCTTCGCAACCATTTTGCCGACCTGATCGAGGACTGA
- a CDS encoding type 1 glutamine amidotransferase, protein MPSAIRVLLIQARRLPEIERQEQQCFLECGRLRPDQLRCVNVTRDALHPDLLDGIDAVLLGGSGEFSATERYPWTESLQTLLLGAADRNLPMFGSCWGHQTLAVTFGSEVRRDPDHAEFGSGEVALAEAGRHDPVFRYLPDRFRVNMGHRDRVVALPPGGIELARNAQPFQAFRLTDRPIYGTQFHSELNARRLRERLQAYRDLYIDVLGPEGFRQAMQAATTPEADELVYRFLCTYTAHR, encoded by the coding sequence ATGCCCTCAGCGATCCGGGTGCTTCTGATCCAGGCCCGCCGCCTTCCGGAAATCGAACGACAGGAACAGCAATGCTTTCTGGAATGCGGCCGTCTGCGCCCCGACCAGCTCCGCTGCGTGAACGTCACGCGCGACGCGCTTCACCCCGACCTGCTCGACGGCATCGACGCCGTGCTGCTCGGCGGCTCTGGCGAGTTTTCCGCCACCGAGCGTTATCCCTGGACCGAATCGCTTCAGACGCTCCTTCTGGGAGCGGCCGATCGCAACCTGCCGATGTTCGGCTCCTGCTGGGGCCATCAAACGTTGGCCGTCACCTTCGGCAGCGAAGTGCGACGCGATCCGGACCACGCCGAGTTTGGCTCCGGTGAGGTGGCGTTGGCCGAAGCCGGTCGTCATGATCCCGTCTTTCGATACCTGCCCGACCGCTTCCGCGTCAACATGGGCCATCGCGACCGCGTCGTGGCCCTGCCGCCCGGCGGGATCGAACTGGCCCGCAACGCCCAGCCCTTTCAGGCTTTCCGGCTAACCGATCGCCCGATCTACGGCACCCAGTTTCACAGCGAACTGAACGCCCGTCGCCTGCGCGAGCGCCTGCAGGCCTACCGGGACCTCTACATCGATGTGCTGGGCCCGGAAGGCTTTCGCCAGGCCATGCAGGCGGCCACCACACCCGAGGCCGACGAACTGGTCTATCGCTTCCTGTGCACCTACACCGCCCATCGATGA
- a CDS encoding carbon-nitrogen hydrolase: MPETLKVGLVQMRCSDDPAQNLERAVAGIREAARQGARIVCLPELFRTPYFCKHEDPRYFQLAEPVPGPTTEELARLAAELNVSILASLFEKRTDGLYHNTLAVLDPERGYLGKYRKMHIPHDPLFEEKYYFAPGDLGFRVFDTAGVRIGTLICWDQWFPEAARLTALQGAQILFYPTAIGWLPEEEASEGAVQHEAWELVQRAHAITNGCYVVAVNRTGFEPAPPGAAYRGIRFWGQSFVAAPDGTVLARAPVDEEAVLVVELDLSFIDRFRTTWPFFRDRRIDAYAELTRRFLDTCD, from the coding sequence ATGCCGGAAACGCTGAAGGTCGGACTCGTTCAGATGCGCTGCAGCGACGATCCCGCGCAGAACCTGGAGCGGGCCGTCGCGGGCATTCGCGAAGCGGCCCGCCAGGGCGCCCGGATCGTCTGCCTGCCCGAGCTGTTTCGCACGCCCTACTTCTGCAAACACGAAGACCCGCGCTACTTTCAACTGGCCGAGCCTGTGCCGGGCCCGACCACCGAAGAGCTGGCCCGGCTGGCCGCCGAACTGAACGTCTCGATCCTGGCCAGTCTGTTCGAGAAACGCACCGACGGACTCTACCACAACACGCTGGCCGTCCTCGACCCGGAGCGGGGCTACCTGGGCAAATACCGCAAAATGCACATCCCGCACGATCCCCTCTTCGAAGAAAAGTACTATTTCGCGCCCGGTGATCTGGGCTTCCGTGTGTTCGACACGGCCGGCGTGCGCATCGGCACGCTCATCTGCTGGGATCAGTGGTTTCCCGAAGCGGCCCGCCTGACGGCCCTGCAAGGCGCGCAGATTCTTTTCTATCCCACGGCCATCGGCTGGCTGCCGGAAGAAGAGGCGTCCGAAGGCGCCGTGCAGCACGAGGCCTGGGAACTGGTGCAGCGGGCGCACGCCATCACGAACGGCTGCTATGTGGTGGCCGTCAATCGGACCGGCTTCGAGCCGGCGCCGCCGGGCGCGGCCTACCGGGGCATTCGCTTCTGGGGACAGAGCTTCGTGGCCGCGCCGGACGGGACCGTGCTGGCCCGTGCCCCCGTCGACGAAGAGGCCGTGCTCGTGGTCGAGCTGGACCTGTCGTTCATCGACCGCTTTCGCACCACCTGGCCGTTTTTCCGGGACCGACGCATCGACGCCTATGCCGAGCTTACCCGCCGTTTCCTCGACACCTGCGACTGA
- a CDS encoding agmatine deiminase family protein, with product MPPEWAPHRATWLSWPYNRETWPDELEQVERTMADVVRLLSQGEAVYINVNDAAHERHVRQLLDEAGVSGPVRFFHIPTDDAWIRDHGAIFVVHPQQRVLAATVWGFNSWGGKYPPWDRDAQVARRMAEALQVPTFDGGMILEGGSIDTNGAGTLLTTEQCLLNPNRNPHLDRATIEQRLKDFLGVRQVLWLGRGLEGDDTDGHVDDLTRFVAEDVVVTAIETNPHDPNHDVLQENLERLRAFRLPDGRPLQIVTLPMPEPLEIAGERVPATYANFYIANGLVLMPAYGDARDETAREILQRCFPERTVVPVDCRAIIRGLGALHCLTQQVPAV from the coding sequence ATGCCGCCGGAGTGGGCTCCGCACCGGGCCACCTGGCTTTCCTGGCCGTACAACCGGGAAACGTGGCCCGACGAACTGGAGCAGGTCGAGCGCACCATGGCCGACGTCGTGCGCCTGCTCAGCCAAGGCGAAGCGGTTTACATCAACGTCAACGACGCGGCGCACGAACGGCACGTCCGGCAATTGCTCGACGAAGCCGGCGTGAGCGGCCCGGTGCGTTTCTTTCACATTCCGACCGATGACGCCTGGATTCGCGACCACGGCGCCATCTTCGTGGTGCACCCGCAGCAGCGTGTGCTGGCGGCCACCGTGTGGGGCTTCAACAGCTGGGGCGGCAAGTATCCACCCTGGGATCGGGATGCGCAGGTGGCCCGGCGCATGGCCGAAGCCCTTCAGGTGCCGACCTTCGACGGCGGCATGATCCTCGAAGGAGGATCGATCGACACGAACGGCGCCGGCACGTTACTGACCACCGAACAGTGCCTGCTCAACCCCAATCGCAACCCCCATCTCGACCGCGCAACCATCGAGCAGCGGCTCAAAGATTTTCTCGGGGTCCGTCAGGTGCTCTGGTTGGGGCGCGGCCTGGAGGGCGACGATACCGATGGGCACGTGGACGATCTGACGCGCTTCGTGGCCGAAGACGTAGTGGTTACCGCTATCGAAACGAACCCGCACGATCCGAACCACGACGTGCTGCAGGAAAATCTGGAGCGCCTGCGGGCGTTCCGGCTTCCGGACGGTCGTCCGCTGCAGATCGTCACGCTGCCCATGCCGGAGCCCCTGGAGATTGCCGGCGAGCGCGTGCCGGCCACCTACGCGAACTTCTACATCGCCAACGGCCTGGTGCTCATGCCGGCCTACGGCGATGCCCGCGACGAAACGGCCCGGGAGATCCTGCAGCGGTGTTTTCCGGAGCGGACGGTCGTGCCCGTGGACTGCCGCGCCATTATCCGTGGGCTGGGCGCTCTGCACTGCCTGACGCAGCAGGTGCCGGCCGTCTGA
- a CDS encoding HDOD domain-containing protein: protein METTLTLEGQRALDVAQTEELLRSVLIPPRPTLLVAVLEEQGKPDPDLDRIAELISEDVALAASTLKLVNSPLFGLARPVVDIRHAVRMLGLKNISGLITGLLLHQAFRNLRGAFMERFWRRAEVMARTTALIARWCPRVPREEAYALGLFCDCGVPLLLQQFPAYPGVYEAAEREAHQRPFIEVEHERLRTDHAAAGFLLARTWKLPADLCQAILRHHDALDYYRREEPDPTVDKLALLLTAQHVLRLYAEQPPAAEWQAVGQSVLAYLGLEEAVLFQLVRNLRELNEQA from the coding sequence ATGGAAACGACGCTGACGCTGGAAGGGCAACGGGCGCTGGACGTGGCGCAGACCGAAGAGTTATTGCGCAGCGTGTTGATTCCGCCGCGCCCGACGTTGCTGGTGGCCGTGCTGGAGGAGCAGGGCAAGCCGGACCCCGACCTGGATCGCATTGCCGAACTGATCAGTGAAGACGTGGCGCTGGCCGCCAGCACGCTCAAGCTGGTGAATTCGCCGCTTTTCGGGCTGGCGCGTCCGGTAGTGGACATCCGGCACGCCGTGCGGATGCTCGGCCTGAAGAATATCTCCGGTCTGATCACCGGCCTGCTGCTGCATCAGGCGTTTCGCAACCTGCGGGGTGCCTTCATGGAACGTTTCTGGCGCCGGGCCGAAGTCATGGCCCGCACCACCGCGCTGATTGCGCGCTGGTGCCCCCGCGTTCCCCGCGAGGAAGCCTACGCCCTGGGCCTTTTCTGTGACTGTGGCGTGCCCCTGCTGCTGCAGCAATTTCCGGCCTATCCGGGCGTTTATGAAGCGGCCGAAAGGGAGGCACATCAGCGGCCGTTTATCGAGGTCGAACACGAGCGTCTGCGCACCGATCATGCGGCGGCCGGTTTTCTGCTGGCGCGTACCTGGAAGCTGCCCGCCGATCTCTGTCAGGCCATTCTGCGCCACCACGACGCGCTCGACTATTACCGACGCGAGGAGCCCGATCCAACCGTCGATAAACTCGCCCTGCTGCTGACGGCGCAGCACGTGCTGCGGCTTTACGCCGAGCAGCCACCTGCGGCCGAATGGCAGGCCGTGGGACAATCGGTGCTGGCCTATCTGGGACTGGAGGAGGCCGTGCTGTTTCAACTGGTTCGGAATCTCCGCGAACTGAACGAGCAGGCCTGA
- the folB gene encoding dihydroneopterin aldolase — MQPEPASPSILPVAPGHARGIVRLVNAVFYAHHGVTQEEHRIGGRYEVDVAMELNVEEAARTDALEKTVDYEGVYRLVREVVTGNKFYLIERLAYRIAHQILEAFPIVEAVEVTVRKPNPPVGGACDRAEVTYSCRRA; from the coding sequence ATGCAACCTGAGCCGGCTTCGCCGTCCATCCTACCGGTAGCACCGGGCCACGCGCGCGGCATTGTGCGCCTGGTCAACGCCGTTTTCTACGCGCACCACGGGGTCACGCAGGAAGAGCACCGCATCGGCGGGCGCTACGAAGTGGATGTGGCCATGGAGCTGAACGTGGAGGAGGCGGCCCGGACTGATGCGCTGGAGAAAACCGTCGACTACGAGGGCGTCTACCGCCTGGTGCGCGAGGTGGTCACCGGGAATAAGTTCTACCTGATCGAGCGGCTGGCTTACAGGATCGCCCATCAGATACTGGAAGCTTTCCCGATCGTCGAGGCCGTCGAGGTCACAGTGCGCAAGCCCAATCCGCCAGTTGGTGGCGCCTGCGATCGGGCCGAAGTGACCTACAGTTGTCGGCGGGCCTGA
- a CDS encoding PfkB family carbohydrate kinase — MSILVVGTVALDSVETPFGTAHRLLGGSATYLALAARYFWPEVRLVAVVGRDFPEAYRQVLQQAGVDLEGLVVNAQEDTFAWGRRYHYDLNERDTLYTHLNALATFDPVLPAAYRDSQIVCLGNLDPHLQQRVLDQVEAPAFVICDTMNYWIEHTPEALRAVLRRVDCLVVNDAEARQLAAEPNLIRAARKIQAMGPRIVIIKKGEHGALLFFEEEIFSAPAYPLEDVFDPTGAGDTFAGAMAGFLATQQCFDEAALRQAVIYGSALASFVVERFGPERLLALTPEEIAQRVAAFRRLTMFPEVDLQTLALPGLNHAT; from the coding sequence GTGAGCATTCTGGTCGTCGGAACCGTCGCGCTCGATTCGGTCGAAACACCCTTCGGCACTGCACACCGATTGCTGGGCGGAAGCGCCACGTATCTGGCCCTGGCGGCGCGCTACTTCTGGCCCGAAGTGCGCCTGGTGGCCGTCGTCGGCCGCGATTTCCCCGAAGCTTACCGGCAGGTGCTTCAGCAGGCCGGCGTCGATCTGGAAGGGCTTGTCGTCAATGCACAGGAAGACACGTTCGCCTGGGGCAGACGCTACCATTACGATCTGAACGAGCGGGACACGCTCTACACGCACCTGAACGCGCTGGCCACGTTCGATCCCGTCCTGCCCGCGGCCTATCGCGACAGTCAGATCGTCTGTCTGGGCAATCTCGATCCGCACCTGCAGCAGCGTGTGCTCGATCAGGTCGAAGCGCCCGCGTTTGTGATCTGCGACACAATGAACTACTGGATCGAGCATACGCCCGAGGCGCTTCGGGCCGTGCTGCGCCGCGTCGATTGCCTGGTCGTCAACGACGCCGAGGCGCGGCAGCTGGCCGCCGAGCCCAACCTGATCCGAGCCGCCCGTAAAATTCAGGCGATGGGCCCGCGGATTGTCATCATCAAAAAAGGGGAGCACGGCGCGCTTCTGTTTTTCGAAGAGGAAATCTTCAGCGCACCGGCCTATCCACTCGAAGACGTGTTCGATCCCACCGGGGCCGGGGATACGTTCGCTGGAGCGATGGCGGGTTTCCTGGCCACGCAGCAGTGTTTCGACGAGGCGGCGTTGCGACAGGCGGTCATTTACGGAAGCGCGCTGGCCTCGTTCGTGGTCGAACGCTTCGGGCCGGAACGATTGCTGGCGCTCACGCCGGAGGAAATCGCGCAGCGCGTAGCGGCCTTCCGGCGGCTTACCATGTTTCCGGAAGTGGATTTGCAGACGCTTGCACTACCGGGACTGAACCATGCAACCTGA